A segment of the Nitrospina gracilis 3/211 genome:
AGGGTCATGGTGTCTTTTTCGCGTTCCAGCAGGCCTTGCTCGGTCACTCCCATGGCGTCGGACTCATATCCTTTTTATCTTTAATCAGTTCCTGCTTGTGCTCGGGGTTGTGGGAGAACGCCACTTCCTCGACCACCAGCGGGTAATCCTTGCGAAGCGGATGCCCTTCCCAGTCCTCCGGCATGATGAGGCGCTTGAGATTGGGATGCCCTTCCACCTGGAAGCCGAACATATCGAACAGTTCGCGTTCGGGGAACAGGGCCCCCTTCCATATTTCCGAGACCGTCGGCACCTTCGGGTCGTCTTCATCCAGCCCGACACGCAGGCGGATGCTGTCGCCGCGGTCCAGGTTGTGCAGTTCGTACACCGTCTCGAAACGCGGCTCGCGTTCCTC
Coding sequences within it:
- a CDS encoding NADH-quinone oxidoreductase subunit C, encoding MTGEELVEKVRASLPDAIIKAEVTLGDAVVHVDTENLLKVAGFLKESPELDFHYLSHITGVDYLEEEREPRFETVYELHNLDRGDSIRLRVGLDEDDPKVPTVSEIWKGALFPERELFDMFGFQVEGHPNLKRLIMPEDWEGHPLRKDYPLVVEEVAFSHNPEHKQELIKDKKDMSPTPWE